Below is a genomic region from Candidatus Zixiibacteriota bacterium.
GAAAAAATATATGACCGTCAGGGATATTTTCGGCAGTTGGCGGAAATCAATACATGGAGCGTCAAGGCTATTAATCGCGATGCATCCCCTGACCCAATTCATGGAAATACTTGCGGCAGGCCGCCGCCACCACTCCCGAAAGGGCCAGCAGGGCAATCAGGTTGGGAAGGGCCATCAAACCGTTGGCGATATCGGCAAAACCCCAGACAATATCCAGCCTGAGAGCGGCGCCGACCGGAATAAAAATAAGGAAAATCCATTTATACGGTAAAACCGCCTTACGCCCGAAAATATATTCGATCCCCTTTTCGCCATAGTATGACCAGCTGATTATGGTTGAAAAGGCAAAAAGCACCAACCCCAGCGAAACCATGGAACTGCCCCAGGTCGGTAAAATCGCTTCAAAGGCGCTGGCTGTCAGCGGCGTCCCGTTGAGTCCGTTGTCCCATTGCCCTGAAACCATTATCACCAGCCCGGTGATGGTACAAATCACGAGTGTGTCGACAAAGGGCCCGATCATCGCCACCAGGCCCTCCCGCACCGGTTCATTGACTTTGGCGGCGGCATGAGCCATCGGAGCCGATCCCAGACCGGATTCGTTTGAAAACACCCCCCGACGGACACCCTGTTGCAGGGTCAGCCAGATAGTCGCCCCGGCAAAGCCTCCCGTGGCCGAGGTGGGCGTGAAAGCATGAGACAGAATTATCTCAAAAGCCGGAATAATCATCCGATAGGCGAACACCAGAACAATCAGCGCCGATCCGACATATATCACCACCATAAAAGGAACGATTCGTGAAGCCACCTTCCCGATACGCTTGATACCGCCGATAATCACCAGACCCACCAGTACTCCGATAACCAGACCGATCCCGAGCCTCATCATTAAACCGGCCGGTGTTCCGGATTTATCGAACAAGGCCACAATCCCGTCGGCCACCGAATTGGCCTGAACCATATTGCCCGTTCCCATGGACGCAATAGCCGTGCAGATGGCGAACATATAGGCCAGAAACCGGAATTTCTTCGACATCCCCAGTTCGATGAAATACATCGGCCCGCCCCGGACATAACCATCCGGATCAATCCGGCGGTACATCACCGCCAGCGTGCACGAAGTGAATTTGACCGCCATCCCGAAAATGGCCGTGATCCACATCCAGAACAAAGCCCCCGGTCCGCCGACCGCTATCGCCGTCGCTACCCCGGTTATATTTCCGGTTCCAATCGTGGCCGAAAGAGCCGCCGATAGAGCCTGGAAATGGGTGATTTCTCCCTTATGATGAGGTTTGTCGTAGCGGCCCGATATTAGTTCAAAACTGTGTTTGAATCCCCGAATCTGGACCAGGTGATTTCGGATCGTAACGAATATGCCTGTTCCGACCAGAAGAAATATTAGCGGTAATCCCCAAATGGCGTCTCTGATTGAATTAATGATATTTAAAATTGAATCCATTACTTTTTTATTTAATATATTGGTCAAAGACAGGCAATAAAAACTTTGGCAATATGGCTGATTACAATATAGACGATTTCTTCGGCGAATTCCTCGATGACCGGGGAGAGATACCGCCCGAATCCATTCTGGTTTTTCGGCGCTTGATTAAATTGACTCTGGAGTTCCGGGATAATTGGAAATCTCGAACGGGCCGGACTTTAACTGTCGGTGAAACCCGCCGGGCTCTGGATATTTATCTCGAAGCCATGAATAGCGGCTTTCTTCCCTCGGATATGGAACCGATGATTGAAGAACTCGTCAGGTTCTGGATTAAAAATATCAATCATGGTGACTATTAATATTTGACAGACTCTCCCCGGCGCCATATACTGAATCGGAATGCATCAAAATCGGAGAACATTTAAAACTCTGACCGCAATATTGATAATGAGTACTTTTTTTTCCTGTTCCGGGAAATCCGAATCCGGCGATACTGCCGACAGATATGAACAAATGCGGTCAAGAATGATCGAGGCTCAAATCATCCGGCGCGGAATCAAGGATGAAAAAGTCCTGGAAGCCATGCGTCGAGTCCCGCGGCACCTGTTTGTACCGGCGGAATACCGCGATGATGCCTATAACGACGGCCCGCTTCCGATCGAACACGGCCAGACCATATCCCAGCCCTATATCGTAGCCATCATGACGGAATTGCTTCAACTAGATTCGGTTTCGAAAATCCTGGAAATAGGTACCGGCTCTGGTTACCAGGCGGCCGTCCTGGCCGAGATTTCCGATTCGGTTTACAGCATAGATATCATTCCGGAATTGGCCCGAAAGGCCGATTCCCTTCTCGATTCGCTGGGTTATACCTCGATCCAGGTTCGCGCCGGCGATGGTTACCTCGGCTGGCCGGAAGCGGCTCCGTTCGATGCCATCATTGTCACCGCCGCCGCACCACAAATACCTCAGCCTCTGCTCGATCAACTCAAACCAACCGGACGGATGGTTATTCCGGTCGGCGATTACTCCCAGGAATTGCTGCTGATTACCCGTGATCGGGATAATATCATTAAAAAATCGGTTATCCCCGTCAGGTT
It encodes:
- a CDS encoding sodium:alanine symporter family protein — encoded protein: MDSILNIINSIRDAIWGLPLIFLLVGTGIFVTIRNHLVQIRGFKHSFELISGRYDKPHHKGEITHFQALSAALSATIGTGNITGVATAIAVGGPGALFWMWITAIFGMAVKFTSCTLAVMYRRIDPDGYVRGGPMYFIELGMSKKFRFLAYMFAICTAIASMGTGNMVQANSVADGIVALFDKSGTPAGLMMRLGIGLVIGVLVGLVIIGGIKRIGKVASRIVPFMVVIYVGSALIVLVFAYRMIIPAFEIILSHAFTPTSATGGFAGATIWLTLQQGVRRGVFSNESGLGSAPMAHAAAKVNEPVREGLVAMIGPFVDTLVICTITGLVIMVSGQWDNGLNGTPLTASAFEAILPTWGSSMVSLGLVLFAFSTIISWSYYGEKGIEYIFGRKAVLPYKWIFLIFIPVGAALRLDIVWGFADIANGLMALPNLIALLALSGVVAAACRKYFHELGQGMHRD
- a CDS encoding protein-L-isoaspartate(D-aspartate) O-methyltransferase, with product MSTFFSCSGKSESGDTADRYEQMRSRMIEAQIIRRGIKDEKVLEAMRRVPRHLFVPAEYRDDAYNDGPLPIEHGQTISQPYIVAIMTELLQLDSVSKILEIGTGSGYQAAVLAEISDSVYSIDIIPELARKADSLLDSLGYTSIQVRAGDGYLGWPEAAPFDAIIVTAAAPQIPQPLLDQLKPTGRMVIPVGDYSQELLLITRDRDNIIKKSVIPVRFVPMTGEVQKQ